One genomic window of Mauremys mutica isolate MM-2020 ecotype Southern chromosome 5, ASM2049712v1, whole genome shotgun sequence includes the following:
- the LOC123370736 gene encoding protein S100-P → MSELETAMGMIIDVFDKYSGAEGNKQTLTKGELKTLLEKELPNFLSSGKDKEAADKLFKGLDENGDSEVDFNEFVIFVAAMTCCCHKYFEQKGPK, encoded by the exons ATGTCTGAACTGGAAACTGCAATGGGAATGATCATCGATGTCTTTGACAAGTATTCCGGGGCTGAAGGCAATAAGCAAACCCTCACCAAAGGAGAACTAAAGACCCTCCTGGAAAAAGAGCTACCCAACTTCCTCTCG TCGGGAAAAGATAAGGAAGCTGCTGACAAACTCTTCAAGGGTCTGGATGAAAATGGAGATTCTGAAGTAGACTTCAATGAATTTGTCATCTTTGTGGCAGCCATGACTTGCTGCTGTCATAAATATTTTGAGCAGAAAGGACCCAAATAA